The Spirochaetota bacterium genomic sequence CACTTGAAGAGGTAGGCTATGTCTTCAAGGTCACCAGGGAGCGGATACGGCAGATCGAGGCCAAGGCGCTGCGCCGACTCCGCCATCCGACCAGGGCCCGCAAGCTCAAGGATTATCTGGATCACGCATAGGAGCCGTTGGCCCGGTGCATCCCGACAAAAATAAGGATTATCGGGTTTAATACAGGCACGTAATGCGCCAAATCAAAAAAATCGCCATGGTAGGTGCGGGCTCCTGGGGCACCGCGGTCGCCAAGAATATAGCGGAATCCAAGTCCCATCTTACCGTCGTCATGTGGGCCTACGAGAAGTCCGTTGCCGCGTCCATCAACGCGCAGCATGAGAATATCGAGTTCCTGCCGGGCATAAAGCTCCCCGTCAATATTATCGCGACCAATGTGCTGCGAGAGGCCGTTGAGGGTTCTGACGTGGTGATCCTCTCGACCCCGTCGAAGGCGGCTTACGATTTATCGCAGAAAATGGCGCGGTTCATAACCGCCGACATGCATGTGGGTTTTCTTACCAAGGGATTCTGCAAAATTAATGGCCGGGTCCTCACCATTTCACAGGCCATGGAACTGGCGTTACCGCAGATGGCCGGAAAAATTGTCGCCATATCGGGGCCGAGCCACGCCGAAGAGGTGTCGCAGAGATTCCATACCTGCCTGAATGTCGGGAGCGACTCTGAAGTGTCCCGCTCTGTCATGGCGGAGCTCCTTAATTCGGAATACGTGCAGGCCCGGGAAACTGAAAACATCCGCGCAGTTGAAGTGGGCGGTACGCTAAAGAATCCGGCCGCCATAGCAGCAGGCATGATCAGCGCGCTGCCCCGGTGCGGAGATAACCTGGCGGGAGCTCTCATCTCCGAAGCGCTCAAGGAGATGGTCCGGCTCGGGAAGATCTTCGGTATCAGCGAGGATGCCATGATCGATATATCCGGGCTGGGGGATTTGGTGGCAACCTCCCTGAGCGAGCATAGCAGAAACCGCCGGTTCGGGAGCGATATAGCAAAGCAGATCATTAGGAAGGGCAGGACCCTTACCCTGTGGGACCGGATCATTCTCAGGATCAGGCCGTCCAGCGTCATCGAGCGGATGGGTGGGAAGATGAATTACCTGGCCGAGGGCGCCTACGCCATCGAGCCACTCATTGAGCTCGCGGAGACTTCCCGTGTGCCGATTCCGGTATACCGGTCGCTCTACGAGGTATTGCTCAATAAAAAAGACCCGTCGCTGCTGATCGAGACCATCAAGAACCCGTCGAAATTCGAAGATATCTTTTATAACACAAAAATACAGATTTCCGACCGCAAGAAAGGCTTGGAACAGCTCAAGGGCGCCGTGTTCAGGGAGATGATAATAGGCCGGGTCATGGAGAAG encodes the following:
- a CDS encoding NAD(P)-binding domain-containing protein, encoding MRQIKKIAMVGAGSWGTAVAKNIAESKSHLTVVMWAYEKSVAASINAQHENIEFLPGIKLPVNIIATNVLREAVEGSDVVILSTPSKAAYDLSQKMARFITADMHVGFLTKGFCKINGRVLTISQAMELALPQMAGKIVAISGPSHAEEVSQRFHTCLNVGSDSEVSRSVMAELLNSEYVQARETENIRAVEVGGTLKNPAAIAAGMISALPRCGDNLAGALISEALKEMVRLGKIFGISEDAMIDISGLGDLVATSLSEHSRNRRFGSDIAKQIIRKGRTLTLWDRIILRIRPSSVIERMGGKMNYLAEGAYAIEPLIELAETSRVPIPVYRSLYEVLLNKKDPSLLIETIKNPSKFEDIFYNTKIQISDRKKGLEQLKGAVFREMIIGRVMEKFVAKENSRLLPQRPDDVIRDLSAFASSDSAGDGERRIIKAMTADTYGDSMRRLVELYTDSITDNYTPLFKWIMAIYIFFLRVIAGLSGRGGRLLISGNMGEIKKSSKSVNVLYVNRYRGMTDSLTIMLSIMIKNLPFPRFFISSEAAGSRDRFILKRCGGFVVDRSKLGNAVYRETIVQYLATVTGHGVPMLYSVSYDRGVDNRPENDEFLMAVNECLYRHTAEVALVPVEVSYLGKPAGAFGSIRYSSLLADVTGINFSKPVMLSEYTKRSHMIKGIPETVRGIWKKDMKIFPHYIICKILADNDHSVKDDALISLVKHYTSKAARQFDYAPSKIVKKGLRYLEKSGLVSAEKGRITSTDRSAVEYFAAILD